From Zymoseptoria tritici IPO323 chromosome 6, whole genome shotgun sequence, one genomic window encodes:
- the TR1 gene encoding beta ketoadipate:succinyl-CoA transferase, TR1 (Putative beta ketoadipate:succinyl-CoA, part of the beta ketoadipate pathway.), with the protein MVSSTTLFLRTASNLSRTSPKSRYLARTFASSSRRYEINKVVPSASEAIKDMKSNSTLLCGGFGLCGVPDTLINAVESRSDITGLTAVSNNAGVPGSGLGKLLESKQIKKMIASYVGENKVFEKMYLNGSIELELSPQGTLAERCAAGGKGIPAFYTPAAFGTVVQTGELPLKHNSDGSVAQYSTPKDVKVFDGKSYVMEESIKGDYAFVKAWKADRLGNVMFRFAAHNFNGAMARNAKNTIVEAEHIVEPGEIDPAAVHVPGIYVSKVVQSTTEKNIEKIVNAKSPEEQKAGALGSGDTASKRERIVRRAAKEFKNGQYANLGIGMPMLAPSFVDESVEVQLQSENGILGLGPYPAKGREDPDLINAGKETVTLRPGAAVFGSEESFGMIRAGRIDLTILGAMQVSAKGDLANWALPGKIKGFGGAMDLVSNPDKTKVVVTMEHTDKKGGAKILNQCQFPLTGKACVSLIITELAVFEVDFTSGLTLIEHAEGVTVDEIKSKTEAPFKVSENLRVMQQ; encoded by the exons ATGGTTTCCTCCACCACATTGTTCCTGCGGACAGCAAGCAACCTGAGCAGAACATCACCCAAG TCGCGATACCTCGCACGAACATTCGCATCCTCGAGCCGCCGATATGAGATCAATAAAGTCGTTCCTTCCGCGTCCGAAGCGATCAAGGACATGAAAAGCAATTCTACACTCCTCTGCGGTGGATTCGGACTCTGCGGTGTCCCAGATACCCTCATCAATGCCGTGGAAAGCAGATCAGACATCACGGGCCTCACAGCAGTCTCCAACAATGCCGGTGTACCGGGCTCAGGACTTGGAAAACTGCTGGAGTCGAAGCAGATCAAGAAGATGATTGCGAGCTATGTGGGAGAAAACAAGGTGTTCGAGAAGATGTACCTCAATGGATCGATTGAGCTCGAGCTGTCGCCGCAAGGAACGCTGGCTGAAAGATGCGCGGCGGGTGGAAAGGGTATACCTGCGTTCTACACACCGGCGGCATTTGGAACGGTTGTGCAGACCGGCGAGCTTCCTCTTAAGCACAATAGTGATGGTTCTGTGGCGCAGTACTCGACGCCGAAGGATGTCAAGGTGTTTGATGGCAAGAGCTATGTCATGGAGGAGTCGATCAAGGGCGACTACGCATTTGTTAAAGCATGGAAGGCGGATCGACTGGGCAATGTCATGTTCCGATTCGCAGCGCACAACTTCAACGGAGCAATGGCCAGGAACGCGAAGAACACCATTGTTGAGGCAGAGCACATCGTCGAGCCGGGTGAGATCGATCCGGCGGCTGTGCACGTTCCCGGAATCTATGTATCGAAGGTCGTCCAAAGCACGACGGAGAAGAACATCGAGAAGATCGTCAACGCAAAGAGCCCAGAAGAGCAAAAGGCCGGCGCGCTTGGATCAGGAGACACGGCTAGCAAACGTGAGCGTATCGTGCGGAGAGCGGCGAAGGAGTTCAAGAATGGTCAATACGCCAACCTCGGGATCGGCATGCCTATGCTTGCTCCCAGTTTCGTGGACGAGTCCGTGGAGGTACAACTCCAATCTGAGAACGGCATTCTCGGTCTTGGACCTTATCCAGCCAAGGGCAGGGAGGATCCTGATTTGATCAACGCTGGCAAAGAGACCGTCACTCTCCGCCCTGGCGCCGCTGTCTTCGGATCCGAAGAGTCATTTGGCATGATCCGCGCTGGACGCATTGACCTCACAATTCTAGGTGCCATGCAAGTCAGCGCGAAAGGAGACTTGGCCAACTGGGCGCTGCCCGGGAAGATCAAGGGCTTCGGAGGTGCGATGGATTTGGTTTCGAATCCCGATAAGACAAAAGTCGTGGTGACGATGGAGCATACCGACAAGAAGGGCGGAGCGAAGATCCTGAATCAGTGCCAGTTCCCGTTGACGGGCAAGGCGTGTGTTTCGCTGATTATTACCGAGCTG GCTGTGTTTGAAGTCGACTTTACGAGCGGATTGACACTGATCGAGCACGCCGAGGGTGTCACGGTCGATGAGATCAAGTCGAAGACGGAGGCACCATTCAAGGTCTCCGAGAACTTGAGGGTCATGCAGCAGTAG